The window GTGGAATTGGTGGATTCATCACATCACTGAGAACCAATGCGGCATCTTCTGCAGCTGCGCCATCATTTTCCCCTTCCCTATGCTGCGTCTCAGATGTGGTCATTGCTGTTCCGGAATCATCTTGACAGGGTCGAGGATCCACAGCACTCTCCCCCTCTCCATCCCCACTTTGCATTACCCTCCTCGAGAGGCTGTCATCTTCCACATCGTAGAGGTTCCCGGTGCGCACCTCCTGTGCCAGAGAACACGCCCAGCAGAACAACCACTTGCCGTAGTCCGTAAGCGACGCCGAGCCCAAACAGCATGTGTCGCCGGGGAGTTTGAATCTTTTCCGCATTTGGATCCTCCAAAACCCCCCGTACAGCAGCCCGAACGCGCACAGGACTACTCCGGCGATCCCGATGACATCTCCGATGACGTAGTTGTGGATGTTGAGAGCCGAGATGTTGAAGATCCAGAACGGCGCGACGCAGAGCAGGAGGAAGGTGAAGATGTGGACGTACATGTTACCGAACCCGAGTCTCTCCATGTTCCAACCGAAGACGCAGCAGGTGCAGAAGAAGGAGAGGTAACAGACGGTAATGTCGTCCCTGACGTCGAGAAGTCCTCCAGCCCACTCGGGTTTGCTCGCTGCAGCTCTCGGGCCGTGCTTCCTGCGTTGCTCATCGCAAGCTTTGGGTATCTGAGATTGTGATTCTTCATCCGAATTGGAGCTATATTCCCTTCCAAGAGGACTATACAGTGTGTACAGAGCAGCCAAGACCGGCGCTGCAAGCCCCAAGGCGAAGAAGAAGTCCTCGAGGAACTCCGGTCGGTTCTTCCTGGCGTAGCCCCAGTAGAGACCACACAAGGTGTACTGCGCAAAGCAAGTGATGTGAAGGAGGAGCAGGGCGACCATCATGTGAGCCCACTCGTGAGGTCGATAGGCTCCGTTCTTGCAGTATATCTTTCTGAGCTCGACGATGTCCTCTGAGTTCCACCGGCATAGCATGACGAGGTGGTGAAAGAGCCTGGGGTGCTGGTAGATGCTCATGAGCGTAAAGAGCGCATTGAGGACCTGGTTGTTGATCTCGATCCAGTGGTTTCTCGAGGATTTTGTGGGGAATGCGTTGTTCAGCaatccgaggaggaggaggcccaGCATGGTGGCGGAGACTGCAACGCAGATTAGCCAGATGAGAAGGGCAATGTTCATGGGATTTTTCAGCCAAGCTCTGAAGGTGCCGAAGAAAGAAGACCAgttgattctcccgaagaactgaaCATGGAAGCGCCGTTGGATGCCGACGGGAGAAGGGACGGAAAGCGAGATCTCCTCTCTTTGGTTCAGAGTTCGACGGAGAATTCTGAGCGGGGAAGAGAAATTAAGCTTCTTCAACCAATCCAAGAGCCTGCTCCTACCGCTTCTTGGCTCCAGCAGTGTTTCCTGAAGCGATGGGATTTGGATACGGTAGTCCCTGAGCTCAGGAGCATTTGGATCCGAGTTggattcttgttcaccatcactggtACTACAGGAAACCATCCTCCTCTCGGTAACCTACACAAAGAAATCTAAACAAAACCAGTTCTTGCACAATCTCGTCTCGCTGGGGTGAGACTTATCTTTGCACGGAGGAATCCACAATCAATCTTTTCGAGGTTCAACAGAGTTCTTGCAACTCCAGTTCTGATAGAATAAGAATGAAAACTATTACTACTGCAAGATTTTTTGGTCATAAATTTCGGATCAGAGCATCCAGAATAACAAGCTTCATCTATTTCATATCACCAAGTTTATGATTTACCTTTGGAATGGGAGTCGATCGAAGAGAAGTAAAGAATTCAGCTATTTAGCTCATGCAAAGAGGAATGAAGCAGATATATCTTGTGCAAGGAGCCAAAAAAGCAAGACGATCTTCCTGTCGCAGACGGTCGAAGAGCAGAACAAAATAAAGATGAACGAAAGATCGTAGTCTGCCACCTGACGGTCAAACTGCAAAGGGTTCTGCTTTCAGACAGAGGGAAAGTCAAAGTCAACGTGCCTACGGGAGTTACCAAATTGGCCCCACCAGAGGACCAACCTGGAATTGCGGTCCAAACAGGTCTCGCTTGAGAAGAACATCCAACCGTCCAATGACCGCTGCAATCATGAAGCTGTCACCATGTTATTGACTTGGAAACAATCTTACGACTATGACCGATACTAACACATAGTAATAATAATTAGACATAGTAATATTGCATTGCATGCAAGTGCTTATATGCATGAATAGCACTTTGGACATTATATGTTGGGTTAATGGAGTTGTCTTACGCGGATCAGTTTGGAATTTGCATTAGATCTTTTACCGGATATACTACTATTAATAAATTACTTAATTAATCCCCAATGGGACCACCATGGGACCCACGGTGAATGTATGATTCAAATATAAGACCTTCCAATAAATGTAAGAAttcttatatttataattaatatttcttatatattagatgatttttttaaactcttaaattttaataaatagattattacattaaaaaaatattagataagTTTCGTTCCTCAAACGTTGTATCTATACACCACCACCGTGGATGGATTCACCCGACTGAGGAGACGGAGGCACCGAACAGATTTTGGGAACGCTTCTTATTGGTCGATTCCCGCGGTCCCCTGCATAGTGGCTGTCGTGGCACAGGCCGAGTGGATGACAGAATTCTGCGGGGGTTCAAGACATCAGGGCATTCAAGCGGGCCGCCGTTCCCTGCTTGGTGCCTTGTCCCGAACACGGGAATCGCACCCCCGTGGTTGGAATACTTGTATTCACGTTGGATCACCGACAGTGGCAAGTAGCTCTCGGCCGCTCGCCGCCCAACCAAACACAGCTTCGATTTCTGTTTGTCGCATTTCTCGCATTCATTCGCTGGGTCCCCCTCGTCCTTGGATCTCCTCCCACCCAGTCCTTATCAAGAACCCGACCCGGAGAAGCAAGAATTGGTCGGTGGAGCGCCGAGATTGTAATCCCCTTGAAGAAGCTTGTTCTTTCAACTGGTATTTCCCCGATCTGTTTCCTTCTCTTTGATGTTCCACGGAGGGAGatcaactcttttttttttcttcttgtcgaATAAGAAATCGATCGAACTTGTACCATCATTTCTTTAGATGCCAGATAAAAATTCGGTCTTGTTGAGTAATTtgcgaaaacaaaaaagaaagtaaGTCGCTCGATTCAGTTCGAGATCTTGCTTCCGGTTCCCTTTGATATGGGCGCCTACATAAAACCAAGGGCATCACTAGGTGCTGCGCTTGAATTATGGTATATGAAGTTGTGTTACGCGGATCTTTGCTTTCGGTTGGTTGTTTTGGGGTTTAGTGATGCTTTCGTCGCTGTAATCGAATTCTAAGTGCATTTCAATTGAAATGACTAATTTTGATCCAATCGTTCCAAGTTTTCTCCTTTTCATCACTGGAAAAAGTCGATTAGTTTTGTGTTGTCTAGTAGCCTTAGGGAAATGGAGATTATGTGGTAAAACCATACAGCATAGGATGGCACCTTGTTGCATCTATCCGTTGGTGGCAGATATTTGGAGACCTGAATAACTAAGAACTGGAAGCTAGTTGAAGTTCAGAATAATAGATTAGAAGATTAAAGGGAAAGAAAAACTAAACTAGCAAATATGCGTGGAGATCCCAGATTTAGTTGACTTTTGGATCTagataaagtaaggagatgagttGTGGCATGTGACTGAACTATCACTTCTTCCAGCTTTAAGGTAGTTTCCGATTCATTTCCTACATATATTTTATGCTACGCTGTCATAAATTAAAGGAAGGGATTTCTTGCTAATTGGAACAAGGCTAAGAGCCTAGGAGTTATAGAAGTACTTCAAGATGTTGCATCTTTCCTTGTATTGTCACCAGTCTAcaggaaattaaatgtttcttggTAAGGTTTCTGCTTAATTTCCCAAAAAAATTTCTGCTTGTTAGTATTTATATGCCTTCTCTAAGCTTTTTCTATCTTATTTTTATTCAAACCTTAAGATTGTTTATTCAACAAAGGCATCTAGCAATGCTAATCATTAGTCTGTTTGAAATATATCATATTAAATGAGTGTGGATCTTGTGCATGCAGTATCTTAAGCTGAGCCAAGGTGGATCAAGTTCCATAGTTGGGTTTATGTGGCAAGAATTTGCAGAAATTTCTTTATGCAACTTATTTCTCATCAATTAATTAAATCCATTATATGTGGCTTCCTTTTCTCATTTACTTTACCTTTCCTTGGTAGTAACTAACTAGCTCATTCAATTCTTTCTCAAAATGTAGTTTCAATCAGAGACACTTTTTCATGATGTTAAGAGGAGCTCTTCACCTCAAAATTAATGACTAATTACACAAGCATGTGCTAGTACTTGTTGTTTAAGCTGCAACACCATCATTTTTGTCTTTGTACTGCCCAGGCCACTGTAAAGCCTTACACTTCCATGCCTCTCTTGGTTGGCTAATGAACATTTTGACATCTTATTCCATCATACTCATAGTACTTGTGCTTTCATGACTGGAATAATACCTCTTAACTTTCTTAACTTACtatctttattttcctttttcatAGTCACCACCATTAGTGAGGGGTAGAGGTATAAAGAGGAATTAGGAAGAGGCAAGCATGCATTTGTTAGGATGAAGAGATATATTAGGGCTAGCAAGGAGGGAAACTATGTAGAGGTATAAAGAGGAATTAAGAAGAGACAAGCATGTATTTGTTAGGATGGAGAGATATATGAGGGCTAGCAAGGAGGGAAACTATCTTCTTGTTGGGGATTTTGACCAATCAAGATTGAAAGTATTTTCTGTTAGTCAACACAAGAAATATAGTCAAATAGCCACTTGGTTAAGCTCATGTATCATGTTAGAACATGAGATGAGAACAAATGGTAGTTTCATTTTGTAATTAGATACCACTTTTTGGGTCAAAGATGACTCTAAATATTGCTAGGGGGTTCTATATAGCACAAGTGTTGTACAAATTTTTTGTAGAACACAAATGATGAGAAGAGGGGGCAGCTCAATGCACAAGATTCCTGCTAATGCAAAGTCTAGGATGACTATTTTCACAACCTACCCCTGTAGGCCAAGTTGTTGTGTTTATGACCTGAACTTTGGTCATTCATGGTCTAAAGGACCAAAATTGCTGTGGCAGTAAGGCtcacttgcttttcttttctaGTACTAAATTTGTTctctatttttaattaattaattggatGACATTTGTGTGATTTGGCTTATTATGAAGTTAATGTATCGGGTACATTTTTCTATGGAAAAAATATCCTGTTATGATGGTTGCCTTTGTCCTGATctgtaattaaatcatttgaaaTTGACAGGGCCGATGGCTTTGAGAGAGGGGTTCTTCCTTCTTATGCTTATTATTACCTGGGCAAGTACTGATGCTAGAAGCTCAGTGAACTTTGATATTATGGGTATGTCATGTACATACATTCCTTTGCTTTTAGTTAACGTttgccttctttttttctttttatttctgcTCTTGATAATTGTTGCTCCATGTGAACAACTTatgtttattttcttttaacatgTTATTAATTTTGTCAATGAAGTCAATGAATTAGCATAATTGTTGCATATGCTTAATGTAAAATTAATAATAGTCATCAAGTCATGCCACTCCTGATACTTGTGGAAAGTGGTGGATTTTCTCGGCAGAATCTTTTAATACGGCTTGTTAAATTGCCTTAACCAGAGAACATATGCTAACTTGTCCTGAAGCATTGTAATTAAGAAACCTTATTGCCTCAGTTCTGAATTTATTGTtgtcttcaaagttcaaacaaaaCAATTTTTTTGACAGTGTGTCGTATTGATTTTTACAAGAATTGTGacctaatatttttactcaatcaACTATCCATGgcatcttcattcaacaagcattTTTTGCAATTGATGTTTTAGGTAATACAAAGACATAATGAACAACTTTTGCAGAGAGTATGCCCATAGAATTTTAGGTTATTAATTAGTTCCATACTGTTTTCCATTTTAAATATGGTAACTATATATTTCCTTAACATTACTCTTGTGTTCCCCTTTTCACTCTTGATTTTATTTTCCTCTACTTTTTACTGGCAGTGGGCAATTGATG is drawn from Musa acuminata AAA Group cultivar baxijiao unplaced genomic scaffold, Cavendish_Baxijiao_AAA HiC_scaffold_1144, whole genome shotgun sequence and contains these coding sequences:
- the LOC135671614 gene encoding uncharacterized protein LOC135671614 produces the protein MVSCSTSDGEQESNSDPNAPELRDYRIQIPSLQETLLEPRSGRSRLLDWLKKLNFSSPLRILRRTLNQREEISLSVPSPVGIQRRFHVQFFGRINWSSFFGTFRAWLKNPMNIALLIWLICVAVSATMLGLLLLGLLNNAFPTKSSRNHWIEINNQVLNALFTLMSIYQHPRLFHHLVMLCRWNSEDIVELRKIYCKNGAYRPHEWAHMMVALLLLHITCFAQYTLCGLYWGYARKNRPEFLEDFFFALGLAAPVLAALYTLYSPLGREYSSNSDEESQSQIPKACDEQRRKHGPRAAASKPEWAGGLLDVRDDITVCYLSFFCTCCVFGWNMERLGFGNMYVHIFTFLLLCVAPFWIFNISALNIHNYVIGDVIGIAGVVLCAFGLLYGGFWRIQMRKRFKLPGDTCCLGSASLTDYGKWLFCWACSLAQEVRTGNLYDVEDDSLSRRVMQSGDGEGESAVDPRPCQDDSGTAMTTSETQHREGENDGAAAEDAALVLSDVMNPPIPPLIQLREVVCDDDSIHPPPST